One window of the Hemiscyllium ocellatum isolate sHemOce1 chromosome 11, sHemOce1.pat.X.cur, whole genome shotgun sequence genome contains the following:
- the LOC132820252 gene encoding mid1-interacting protein 1-B-like translates to MQVPDFKNKRLPLVSAINRFLTSVTVMSGTIMLPSLLRDLPVEDGDNHMKSSVSEQKDMYDNYLLLKSIRNHIEWGIQDEQVKSDLESIKAREEGDDCGELQRQFHHHLDGLYNVLSKLTQQANRVTNRYTKELETYDLGR, encoded by the coding sequence ATGCAGGTTCCAGACTTCAAGAACAAACGCCTTCCTTTGGTCAGTGCTATAAACAGATTTCTCACATCTGTCACCGTCATGAGTGGAACTATCATGCTCCCAAGTTTACTCCGGGATCTCCCAGTGGAAGATGGAGATAATCACATGAAAAGCAGTGTTTCTGAACAGAAAGACATGTATGATAACTACCTGCTCCTGAAGTCTATCAGAAATCACATTGAGTGGGGTATTCAGGATGAACAAGTAAAATCTGATCTAGAGTCCATAAAAGCCAGAGAAGAAGGTGATGATTGTGGAGAACTTCAAAGACAATTTCATCACCATTTAGATGGACTTTACAATGTCCTATCCAAGCTTACACAGCAAGCTAATCGTGTAACCAACAGGTATACAAAGGAACTGGAAACTTATGACTTGGGGAGATAA